DNA sequence from the Candidatus Sulfuricurvum sp. RIFRC-1 genome:
ATTGAGGTGAATCACTTTCGATCGAGAAGCGATTGCCGCACCCTCGTAAATCTGATAAAACGGATTAGTATACGCCATGACGGGGCTTTGTTTATCGAAGAGATAATATTGGGGAAAATTAAAGAGCACTTCCCGCGTCCCAAACGAACTCACCAACTCATCAACTTTCAGCTTCACCCCGAAACGGCGTTCGACGAAACCGCGCATGGAGTCGTTCAGATACGCTTCCCCTGCCGTTTTCGGATAGCGGCGCAGCTCTTCGGAATGTTTGGCGATTGACTTTTGAATAAAGGCGGGGGTTTCGAACTGCGGTTCACCGATGGTCAAAGCGATCGGTGAATAGGCAGAATTGGGAGTTATCCCGTCTAATAAAGCGGAGAGTTTTTCAAATGGGTACGGTTCAAAATGCAAAGGACGGTCTTTGTAATGGAATTTAATGGATATATTATAGCGTCCCAAGGCTGTATTTAAATTATATCATGAAGGAATGTGACACGATGAATGCCATTCCCTCACTATGTTTTGTAGGCTGGCAAAGGTTCCGGTTTTCCGAAAAAATATCCTTGTGAATAATCGATTCCAAGTTCTTTAACTTTATCCGCAATGGGTTCAGAAGAAACAAATTCGGCGATTGTTTTGGCACCGATTTTCTGGGAAAACTCAATAATGGTTTGAACTACTATAGCATGACGCTGCTCGTGATCTATGTTCCGGATTAAAGAGCCGTCTATTTTGATGTAATCTACATTGAGCATCAAAATATTTTCGAAACTGGAATATCCTGATCCGAAATCGTCAATTGCAATTTTTGCCCCTTCATTTTGCATCTTTTGAATAAACAAAGAGACTTCCTTGTAGTTTTCTATCCCCTCTGATTCCAAAATTTCAAATACGATCCGATTTGCAGTATCCGTTCTTCGGATAGTGTCCAAAATAAAATCTACCGTATCCGACGATAAAATATCGCGAGCAGATAAATTGACTGAAAATCCTTCGGGTCGTAAACGAAAGGTTTCGCATGCCTGTCGGATAACTTCTTTTGTGATTTCAGTATAAAGTTTTGTCTTTTGAGCAACCATCAAAAAATCACCGGGAAGGAGTATCGTTCCATCTTCCATCACCATGCGTACTAACGTTTCGTATTTTTTTATTTTTCCCGAGGCCGCTTCGACAATCGGCTGATAATAGCATATGATTCGTGAGGAAAGTAAAGCTTGGCGTATTGCTTGAGAAAGAGAGAGATAGTGTTTTGCTTTTTGTTCGGTAGAGTATTCTTTTTTGTAAACAACAATGGATTGTTCTGTTTGTTTAGCGAGGTGCAACGCAATGTCTGCTTGCCCAAGAAGATCTTTTTGTCCGATCGCAATTCCTACGGTAACATTCAGATTTAGAGTCTCTCCATCAATGATATATACTTTCTCATGAAGCGCTTGAACCATTGAACGAAAATCTGCTTCTATCTGGTCGCCTTCATCCGCAACAGCTTTAAAGATGACAAATTCATCACCGTTAAGGCGATAGACTTTTAACCTAAAACTTTGAAGTTCCTTCGCAAATTCTCGAAGAATCTTGTCGCCGATCGCAATACCAAAAAAATCATTTACCTCTTTGAAATCATCTATATTGACAATAGCAATTCCTTTAAACCCATCAATCATAAGGTCTTGCTGTAATTGCATTCGGTTCGGTAGTTCTGTTAGAGGATCAATGAGTGCTTGACTGAGTATTTGGGCACTTTTTTCATCCACAAGCCTTTCGAGATTTTTATTCATATAACGAAGCTGGTGCGTTGCCTTATCGACCAATAGACGCAGCCTTCGATTGGTTTTATAAAAATGTGCCCGATACAGAAGCAAGAGCGGCAATAAAGCAAAAAACAAAACTATGCTTTTAATCGCTTCACTAATGATCGTCTCTCTAGCTCTAATCTCCATTGACTTATTGTCTATATCGACACCCATCAGATATCGCATTCCTGATTTTGTGGTGTAGGGGACAAAAATACTTCGAAAACTCCCCCATTCATCCGTATCATTATCAAGGTCATAGACAATATTCCCACTTTCCAATGCGGTGATCATTTTAGGATAGTACTCATACGAATCAAAATAACGGGTGAGCTTCTCACCGGTAAGAAGTTCCTTTTCCAAGGCACTGCTGGAAGTAAATCGGAGAGTATCGTTCGCATCTAAAATAATGGTGTAGATATATTTAACGTGAGCCTCTTGGGCAAAATTTGAAAGGGCAAGGATATTTTTCATATCTTCCCTTTCGGAAACAACTTTTCCGGATTTGATTTGATTGTGAAAGTCATCTCCAACAATATGACGTGCAAGTTGTGCTGCGGTTAAAAGCTTTTCGTTACAATCTTTGTCGATTTTTTCAATTTCTCTATAATATTGAGAAAAACCTATAATGACAACCCACACTAAAAAAAAAGAGATAGCCAATGTAATTTTGATCTTTAATTTTGTAGTGTATTTCATCAATACTCTTTCTCCAACAAATCAACAATATGAATAAATGAATAATATTTTCTTGCTTTCATTTAAACGCATAGTATCATAACTTTTTATAAGATATATTTGTAAAATAGTTGAGAAGCTATTCCTTCTACTAAAGCGATGAGTTTTTCAAATGGATAGCGTTCACAATGCGATGAACGGTCTTTGTAATGGAATTTGTTGTTATATTATAGCGTGACGGGGCTGTAATTTATTTTATCTCTATCGGCACACGCAGTGTGTCGACATAACGTGCCATCTTCTCACCCATTGCCAATCCGAATAAAGCAACAAGACTGATTGTAATTAAATTCAATAATGCAATAGAAATAAAAAAAGTGAAATTTTCTGTTCTATTACCTAGTACGAAATAAGTCGTATACACTGGAAAAAATCCCCCTAATGTTATCAAACGCCATAATAAAAAACGATACTCCCTTTTTAGATATCCCAAAACCAAACTAAACGGGAATTCAACAATAAAAGCACCGATCAGTGTACTAAGATTGACAGAAAACAAAAGTATCGCAAATTTTCCCCAATACGAAGGGTGATTAATCTGAATCCATTCTTTGATAAAAGATGAAAAAAATCCAAATTGAGGGCTCATCGAGATTGCTAAAAAACCAACTCCAATCGAGGCAACGGTAAGCATCAACTGATACTGCCAAGGAATTCCTTTTGCCTTTTCGCTCGATGTTTTTAACTCACGATCAAACCACTCTGCCGATCGTTTTAAAAAAGGAATTACCATAAGAACAAGGGACAGAATACTACTCAAGATTAAATACAGATTTTCTCGAAATTCACTTGTATTGCTTAAATTCAACAAAGCATACAGAACAAGAAAAAATGTCAATAAAAAAAATGGCATCATGAGCACCAAAAACAAATTTCTTGCCCAGTTACGTCCTTGCCAGATACCGAAGATCGATATCGAAATGATCAAAAAATATATGAAAGCCCACGTCTGAGTTGTATCCGTCAAAAAGGAAATCAGTTTGATCCCGAATAGGACTCCAAAAATAATCACGAAAACTTTAATTGTCCACGGTCTTTTTAACTCTATATTTTTTTCCATCAAATTCTCATTATTTAGTTATTTTTTAATATTTAACACCAAATATTGTAGCAAAATTTATTCTGATTTTCCGAACGTTCACCCTGAGCCTGTCGAAGGGAAATTTCTTCATGGTTCGACAAGCTCACCACGAACGGAACTTTAAAAATTTTCAATCAACCTTGAACACTCTTCCAAAATTATTTCCGGAGCGGATTTAGCAATATCAATGTATTGCGCAAAAGGCTCGACTATCTCTGTTTCATAGACATATTTTTCCCTATTTAATCCATTGATAGCACTTTGAAGTATTTTGATATTTTCAATACTTACCGCACCTTTTTCTACAATAGAAGCCAATATATTTGGATCTTTTGAAAGGGCTACCGCTATGTCGATAATATCCCTTGTTTTATTTTGAGCATTTCGAAAAACGATTTTTTTTGCAATGATGTCGGAGATGCTTTCAACGTAAAGGTTGATAGGGAAAAGTTCCAGCGATGAATCGATCAAAGGAGGCTCGATAAAATCTGCCGAGACGAGAATATCAACTTTGATATTATTGTTAGATAAAAGACCGACATGGTGTGCTTGATCGATATATTCACTGCTATTAAAGTGGCGTGATTCCTCGATCCATGTTTTCGGACTTAGATAGTTCAAAACCTGCTGATCGGTAGCGAACAAATCGATATCAAAACTTTTACGGTGTTGAAAATAGTAAATAGCAAGCGCCGTTCCCCCTCCAAAACGTAAAAGAGAACTATTTTGATTCGGCAGATACCCGAATCGCTCTTCGATCAGCCATCTAAATGCGTTAATCTGCTCTCCGTAATGCTCTCGAATAAAATCAAGCTTATCCATTTAAAATCTTACTGAGACTTTTTTTCGGAATGCGATAGTAAGTTGCAAATGCAATAATCTCTTCGTGAGTGGCTTCAGTTTTGATCACATCGAGCGCGTATTTTTCAACCGATGTTTCAGGTTTATCCCCTACAAGAAGCTTTTTTATATCTGAGGCTTTGAGGTGTTTTTTAACATTTCCGATGGAGCAGTTCACTGTCGCCAAAAGCATCTTAGGTGCTTGCTTCTTTGTTGCATCTTTTATGAACCCTAATGCAACCTCTTTTGGCATTGCAGTGAGCATCGCCGCAAGATTTTTCTTTTCAGGATTTTTTTTCCAATCATGCAACGTTGAAGGAGGTACGCCGAGCAATAACGCGATCTCTTTGGTTTTCATGATGGTCTCCTTTTTGATATTTAACAAATTATACGAATATCGGATAAAAATGTCAAATATTTAGGACATCAATACTGTACCACTTCTTTTTTATCTTTGCTCATCCGATCTTCGGTTCCATCCACCATTCTCACAAACTCTTTGATCGTGTGTTTGCTCACCACCATATAACGCCCCAATGCCATCACATGATCACCCGAAGAGGCATGTTGTCGATCGATTGTAAATGCCGCCGTATATCCCGATTTTTTTGCATCGACAAGAAGCGCATCATCGTAAATACCGAACACCCATGCGAGGTATTTGATCTCATGTCCCATTTTCTCTTCGAGTTTTTTCTTCGATCCGTTTAGCTGTTTATCAACCGATTTAGCGTACTCCTCTGGAGATAGTGTTTTCTTCTCTTTTTTGAAATTCGGGTGCCAATAAGTATGAGATTCGACGTGAAAGAGTTTCGTTGTTTCCAAATCACGGAGTTGTTCCCATGTCATCGCATATTTAGCGTTCGAGATCGCACTCGGATAGATGAACAGTGTGACAGGTATTTTGTATTTTTTAACGATCGGAGCCATATCGCTGTAGACGCTTTTGTGCCCGTCATCGACGGTGATAACAACCGATTTGGCAGGAATTGTTTTCACTTTACCGTTTACATACCCCATTGCCGTATCAAGAGGGATAACGCTATAGCCGTGTATTTTAAGCCACTCCATCTGCTCCGTAAACGCAGAATTTTTGATCGTCATTGAATCAACTGCTTCGGGAGCGAAACGGTGGTAACACAATACGGGGACTTTTTTTTCTGCTACTGCACCCCACAACGAACCCATCAAAACCATAACCAGCAAAAACAATCGAAACATATTTTAAAACCCTCTGAAATAAAAATCGGCGGATTATAGCGCATATCATTAGCTTAAGCATTAATATTATTAACAAATTCCCCTTGACTTTCAACACCTAAATAAAATAGAATTCGTTTAATTAGTTGCATATTCAACTATTTAGGAGTTTATATGAATCGATGTGAATGCCCGACACAAGAATCGTTAGGGTGTCTTACCAACCTCTCCGCAATGGCGGCACGTAACTATCTCACCCGTCAGCTCTCTTTGCATGGAATCGATATGACGATTGAGCAATTCAAAGTAATGGTCGTTTTGTGGAAAGAAGGGACTTCAACACAACAAAACATCGCGGATTTCGTCGGAAAAGATAAAACCTCTATCACACGCCTGATTGCAGGATTGGAAAAACGTTCACTTATTGGACGTGCTACTGACGAAAACGATAAACGATGCAATCTTGTCACCCTCACCCCCCAGGGAATTGCCCTCGAAAAACCGACAATGGAAGTGTTGCAACAAGCTAATGAATCTTTGCAAAAACACTTTAATCCCGAAGAACTTGCTATTACTCTGCGTGTTTTAAAACAAATGTGCCTCTCTCTAAATTACACCTCAAAGGAATCCGAATGAATCGTTTAACTACTATTGCTTTATCAAGCGCCCTCATCCTCGCTATGAGCGGATGCGAACGTCCCAAAGCCAAAGGGATGGAAAAACCGCCGGAGGGTCCTGTTCCTGTGACGACAACCGAAGTCAAAACGGGTCATTTCCCGGCAGTTCTCCGAGCAACAGGTCAAACGCAAGCCTTTAATACCGTACAAGTTTTCGCCCGCGTAAACGGATACCTCCAAAAACGCTCCTACACTGAGGGTTCAGCCCTCAACAAAGGAGAAACATTATTTGTTATCGATCCATCGGATTTAAAAAATTCTCTTGAAAGTGCCAAAGCCGCGTATGAACTTGCATCCGCCAACTACACCAATGCCAAAGCTGTCTTAAACCGTATCAAACCTCTTGCCGAAGCCAATGCCGCAAGCCGACAGGAGCTCGACACCGCAACCGCCAATGAACGAAACAGTGCCGCTGCCGTTATGGCGGCAAAAGCATCACTGGAACAAGCCAAACTGAACCTCAGCTATACCGTGATCAAAGCTCCTATCAGCGGATTTGTCGATAAATCCAAAATCGATGTCGGTACCTACGTTGCGGCCGGAGCCAACGGACTGCTCACAACAATCTATCAGACTGACCCGATGTACGTCAATTTTACCTTTAGCGAAAACGAAAAACTTACCCGACAAAATGCGATTGCATCAGGTAAACTCACCGCTCCGAAAGACGGAAAATACCTCGTTGAACTCACCCTAAGCGATGGAACGACATTAGCGCGCAAAGGGGAGATCAATTTTATCGCACCGTTCGTCGATTCGACCACCGGAAATATCACCTATCGTGCGCTTATCGATAACAGCGACCATAAACTCCTCCCAGGACAGTTTGTCCAAGTCAAAGTCAAAGGGATGGAATGGAAAAATGCCCTCTACGTTCCTCAAAAAACACTGCTCACGGGCGAAAAAGGGAAATTCGTCTACGCCATCGAAGCTAACAATACCGTTACCCCTAAACCCGTCGTAGTAGGAGAATGGGTCGGTGAAAATATCCTGATCGAGAGCGGTGTCAATGCCGGTGATAAAATTGCCGCAGACGCCCTGCCTAAACTCAAACCAGGAGCGGAAGTCATTCCGAATTCAAAATAATGTTTAGTAAATACTTTATTAACCGCCCTATTTTATCAACTGTTATCGCGATGATTATTATGCTGCTCGGATTTGTAGCGATTAAAACGCTCCCGATCTCGCAGTTGCCGAATCTCACCCCGCCTACCGTTGTCGTCAGCGCACAGTATCCGGGTGCCGATGCACAAACCATCGCGAACAATATCCTCACCCCTCTCGAATCTCAGATCTCGGGAGCGGATGGCCTCATGTATATGTCGTCCAAAGCGGCAGCCCTACCGGGAAGTGCAACGATTACGTGTACATTCAACATCGGGGTCAATCAAGATTTAGCAGCAGTTGATGTTCAAAACCGAATCAACTCCGTTATCGCGCAACTTCCTCAAACAACCCGTGATTTGGGTGTCACCGTCCAGAAAAAAACCTCCGATATTTTGCTAATCGTGGCCATTACCTCTCCCGATGGAAGCTACGATGCGACAGGGATCAGTAACTACATCTCCGCCAATCTCCTCGACGAAATCAAAAAAATCCCCGGTGCGGGGAGAAGCCAAATTTTCGGTCAACGCGACTATGCGATGCGTGTCTGGCTGAATCCTGACCGTATGGCATCACTGGGTGTCAGCACCTCTGAAATCGCTGCGGCGATCAGAGATCAGAATCTCCAAGTCTCACCGGGACGTTTAGGACAAGCACCGA
Encoded proteins:
- a CDS encoding polysaccharide deacetylase family protein — its product is MFRLFLLVMVLMGSLWGAVAEKKVPVLCYHRFAPEAVDSMTIKNSAFTEQMEWLKIHGYSVIPLDTAMGYVNGKVKTIPAKSVVITVDDGHKSVYSDMAPIVKKYKIPVTLFIYPSAISNAKYAMTWEQLRDLETTKLFHVESHTYWHPNFKKEKKTLSPEEYAKSVDKQLNGSKKKLEEKMGHEIKYLAWVFGIYDDALLVDAKKSGYTAAFTIDRQHASSGDHVMALGRYMVVSKHTIKEFVRMVDGTEDRMSKDKKEVVQY
- a CDS encoding MarR family winged helix-turn-helix transcriptional regulator produces the protein MNRCECPTQESLGCLTNLSAMAARNYLTRQLSLHGIDMTIEQFKVMVVLWKEGTSTQQNIADFVGKDKTSITRLIAGLEKRSLIGRATDENDKRCNLVTLTPQGIALEKPTMEVLQQANESLQKHFNPEELAITLRVLKQMCLSLNYTSKESE
- a CDS encoding nucleotidyl transferase AbiEii/AbiGii toxin family protein, encoding MDKLDFIREHYGEQINAFRWLIEERFGYLPNQNSSLLRFGGGTALAIYYFQHRKSFDIDLFATDQQVLNYLSPKTWIEESRHFNSSEYIDQAHHVGLLSNNNIKVDILVSADFIEPPLIDSSLELFPINLYVESISDIIAKKIVFRNAQNKTRDIIDIAVALSKDPNILASIVEKGAVSIENIKILQSAINGLNREKYVYETEIVEPFAQYIDIAKSAPEIILEECSRLIENF
- a CDS encoding helix-turn-helix domain-containing protein — its product is MKTKEIALLLGVPPSTLHDWKKNPEKKNLAAMLTAMPKEVALGFIKDATKKQAPKMLLATVNCSIGNVKKHLKASDIKKLLVGDKPETSVEKYALDVIKTEATHEEIIAFATYYRIPKKSLSKILNG
- a CDS encoding efflux RND transporter periplasmic adaptor subunit produces the protein MNRLTTIALSSALILAMSGCERPKAKGMEKPPEGPVPVTTTEVKTGHFPAVLRATGQTQAFNTVQVFARVNGYLQKRSYTEGSALNKGETLFVIDPSDLKNSLESAKAAYELASANYTNAKAVLNRIKPLAEANAASRQELDTATANERNSAAAVMAAKASLEQAKLNLSYTVIKAPISGFVDKSKIDVGTYVAAGANGLLTTIYQTDPMYVNFTFSENEKLTRQNAIASGKLTAPKDGKYLVELTLSDGTTLARKGEINFIAPFVDSTTGNITYRALIDNSDHKLLPGQFVQVKVKGMEWKNALYVPQKTLLTGEKGKFVYAIEANNTVTPKPVVVGEWVGENILIESGVNAGDKIAADALPKLKPGAEVIPNSK
- a CDS encoding bifunctional diguanylate cyclase/phosphodiesterase, with the protein product MKYTTKLKIKITLAISFFLVWVVIIGFSQYYREIEKIDKDCNEKLLTAAQLARHIVGDDFHNQIKSGKVVSEREDMKNILALSNFAQEAHVKYIYTIILDANDTLRFTSSSALEKELLTGEKLTRYFDSYEYYPKMITALESGNIVYDLDNDTDEWGSFRSIFVPYTTKSGMRYLMGVDIDNKSMEIRARETIISEAIKSIVLFFALLPLLLLYRAHFYKTNRRLRLLVDKATHQLRYMNKNLERLVDEKSAQILSQALIDPLTELPNRMQLQQDLMIDGFKGIAIVNIDDFKEVNDFFGIAIGDKILREFAKELQSFRLKVYRLNGDEFVIFKAVADEGDQIEADFRSMVQALHEKVYIIDGETLNLNVTVGIAIGQKDLLGQADIALHLAKQTEQSIVVYKKEYSTEQKAKHYLSLSQAIRQALLSSRIICYYQPIVEAASGKIKKYETLVRMVMEDGTILLPGDFLMVAQKTKLYTEITKEVIRQACETFRLRPEGFSVNLSARDILSSDTVDFILDTIRRTDTANRIVFEILESEGIENYKEVSLFIQKMQNEGAKIAIDDFGSGYSSFENILMLNVDYIKIDGSLIRNIDHEQRHAIVVQTIIEFSQKIGAKTIAEFVSSEPIADKVKELGIDYSQGYFFGKPEPLPAYKT